The genomic interval cggttagattggaagccggcAGTAggcatatattttgtattttaattcgGTGACAAatgctattaaataaataaaatcatttacatCGTTGCTATGACAAAGAAATCAGTCATCATgattattattcacatttttgaGTGTCATTGATTTAATTCTTGATAATTGTGATTGATTAATGGGTGGTTGTAACCTTGATACTAACAAGTAATAGGCCAGTATTTTTATACCTAGTATAGGTAACAAACAATGACGATGACAATAAGCTAAAAATATCTGTTACAAGCTCTGTTGCTAAAACAACTCGTATAGGTAATACTTACAAtactttttctttctaattggtttttcttttttctacatattttataatctatactaatattataaaaaagaaaactttgtttgtttgtttgtttggttgtaatggataaactcaaaaagtaatggaccgattttaaatattatttcaccattagaaagctatattatttgcgagtaacataggctatattttatcccggtgcgggtagctcccacgggacgcgggtgaaaccgcgggaaaacggctagtactttatatttatttttccattacaatggtttacaaaaaaacctttcaaaaataaatcacaattgGTACGCAAAACATTGTTAAAACCACAGTCATCCATAAATAACAGAAAACCTTTAAAACGTATCAATAGCCACACGCCATTTTAATTCCCACACTTTCAACGGACCTTTTACCCACAAATACGTTGATGTTTCACATGGGAATCTGACAGTTCCCACTGGGAACTTTTGTGGTGGGAAAAATGTGGTGCGTGCCAAAATGGGTCGCGGTTGACGGGTTAAGTAGCTGTGAAATTGTTCTGTAGGATTGTCAAATGggatgataaatattttttgttaaagtacGCATTAAATTCgagtaaaaatcaaaatcatatcCTACCTGGTGTTTCGTTGATTGAAAAgtataattaggtaggtactgggCAACCCTTGgtgattaaatattatttatttacagattttcTTATAACTGCATACGTCACCATATTACAGCGAATCATATCGCTTTAcaatcaaaatttatttatctaaaaggtaaaaaagtatcgtagttaaattaaattttccttCTATTCCATGAAAAACTTATCTATGAAAATATAAAGCAGTGTAGATACGTGTAcccagaaaaatatttgaaataaatattttaaatatcattcTTTTTGTTACTAATATCGCTTAATCGGTGCTAACTTGCAATCTGATACACAGGAACGCAGAGAATGTCACGTAGGTACTATCAAGTATCAAGcaatgatatgtatgtatgaccCTCTTAACGCAACATTTGTAAAGACTATACAATAATGTCTGAATTTGGAATGCACTGCACAGTGgcattttttatcttttatctttactctaaaaaaatatgaaaaaaaaatgtaattgtaaTGTAGTAGCAATTATTTCGCATACTTTAGTGGCAGTGGCCAGTGTACAGCTTAGTAGTCAGCTGAACAGCACTACCTCTTTGGTTTGATAATCGCTAAGCGCGACTAAGGTGCACGAGGCCCCGGGTTAATCTGCCCAAAGTCTGGAAGATGGTGGCGATACCCATGATCTCCCACCAGTCGTTTCGGATTGCCGTCCCTATGTGATGCACTCTCATCTCTCATACTCTCTGGCCCACAGGCCATGAAAGTAAGGGAACAGAGGGTGCATccgtccaagcaaatgcttgtgcactaaatATGTCTTACGCAGCTAATCTCCATAGAGAAAATAGCTGCTGTGGCCGATATAGCCTGGAAGCCAATTTTCTTAACTAATGTGCAACTTGcggtaataatatattttcaaggGGTTTCTAGCTTAATAAAAAAGTGTTATCATTTATCTAGACGAGCCTCTAGTAATCGTTACTATACCTCCCATTTACTACGTATTACTGTATTGATAAGCATAATCTAGAAAATAGATAATGCTCCTATGGAATTTTATTACTAATctgattataaataattataattaatagtacatacctttgtttttatttccttacacgtgttttaatgtttacttatttagaggtcatcattcatcatttggGTACCCGTTTCCTAACTGTACTAGAGTCGGCTTaaagtctaaccagatgtagctgagtaccagtgttttacaaggagcgattgactatctgacctcctcatcagAATTACTGGCTTTTGACCACCTGTCAGTATAATAGCTGTAATACTTTTAGTCATAATTAATATGTCAGAAACTGACCGTCAGTGATTAAAACgaaaattttcttatttaagaagtctttcgtagttattttgtatttatccATCCATGCAGAAGTTGAATACCTACATTGTGAAAGTAAGAGACAAAGTTTTGAATGAATTATTTCGTGAATGATGGTAATTATTTACCATACTTAATACTATCAATAAACCCACGCGATAATTTCAGTTTTGGGtttccaatataaaaatatctatgacCAATATTAAAGATATAGGTATTGTATAGTGATTAAACGATAAAATAcagaatgaaaattaaaaaaacacacgATAAGTCATGATTATGAGACgccaaaacataatattaatgaaatcatgatgacttttgttttctttaatcgTTTTATCGATTGATTTATTACTGATTTTCAAGTTGAGAACCGTAATTTTCCGAAtgtattgataaataatataagttgCTGGGGTTAACAGGCGGTTAAGATTAGGTATTatcttttctataaaaataggTTGAAAACCTACTTGTACTTTGCTTTAGTTTTGCCCCCAATAAACAttgattattgtaattatgATAATTGTCTTTTATAACTATACAATTATACGAGGCAAGATATGATTGATCGTATGTTTGTTTGCGAACATCGAATAGGCTCCGGAACTGCTGAACCGTGCAATCGCCGCGATTTTGGTGTCCTTTATGCCAGATTACCttacccatttttttattattcaacaaaatgtataaaaatatccttCAAACAttcaaactataaataaattaatagaagtCACACAAATAAAACGATATATGGTACCTGCAGTGCCCCAATTTTCATCTCACATTCACAATGGTAGACCGTTGAAAGTTCACAGGAGACACTTTTAATTCCCACATTGAAAAATATTGGCGGTACCACGGCACTGGGAATTGGGGCGatgcacggagtaaggaaaaatgagcggagatgccacaatgcaggtaggtcaggcgccttcttctaggtcaaattcgtacggcgggcatgactaaaacgatcagttacgagtaaactaaTTAGAGGTTCGGGTTCTTTGAcctctgtcaatgatttttggtattttagaaatattacgTGCCCAAAGAATAATATAAGGGcgaaaagagtgtccatggagtttcatgccggtttttctttataagaccaactctttggaaccgagcaatagtttgacgtttcgaaagaggcctatttgaaataaaaaattgagtttgaatttgaaaataataacgttcctcgtcacccgctcacccgcatttttgcgcgctactttcttaaacgatttttcgttatggcacctccgctaatcattttgttctccgtggggCGGCGCGTGCCAATACTCGCATTCACAGGGTTAAATGCCCGTTATACTTGTAGGCAAATAAACAGGGTGCTTCGCGTTTTTTAAATAGGGGATTCGCTGAAGTAAaccgataaaaaatataacaaagactGATGAATACAGTACCCTCTTTTGCGGCTCGCAGTTGGGTAAAAAGAACAAGCCctttgctttaaataaatattcagtttctTTTATTGACACGGAAATAATAGATCTTTGTGCAAATTGTAAAATACGTTGGTAGTTCTCATGACACCGTTTCTGTTTTCATGTGAAAGTGGTGTTAGTGAATCTGGGGGATTTGTGTGAAGTTGGTGTCATTTGTAAAACTTGTCAATGTGATAGAATACCCTTGATATCAGGTGAATTGAAAGgtaatgttctttttttgtaagTGCTTTATACGATAATcttaatatttgatattttttttaacttacctataatttgttgtataattaataacaatattttatttaaaaaatttcaGGAAAAATTATGAATGCTGTATTTACTTAattcataaatttttattttatttagaataaaCTAAATGAAATTTGTTTCAAGAACACGTATGTTCACAGTTTAGAATTTTGTTTGCAATTAACTCAATAGCGTATGAATGTCATGAATGTCTTATCTCTAGATTTCAGGTTATCGTCACACCTTTCAAAAGTAAtatataattaatcatttagATTGTAAGGTAAAGTTCACACGGGACGATTTCAAATACGTGGTTGGGGGACTGTGAATGACAAGACTGGGGTGACGCGTGCCGACACTTCGCATTCATAGGGTTAAAAGTGAACGAtaacaataagaaaataaaggGGCTATAAAAATCTCTTAATTcatgtcaaaataaaaaccgtttagACTCTTctcaaattgttattttttatacacttatttgcttaaaactacaaaaatttTCCTACGGGAACTTTtaccgtaccgggataaaattatAGACAATGTCATCCGTGGATAGTGCAGATTCCCATCAGTGATCATTCAGATCGTAGGGcgttaaacaaaaacaaatgcagCTTATTATGCAAGAGAAATCGCAGGATCAGTGACAATAAGATAAACTATATTACCGTCtacttaatatgaaaaaatacgaACAATACTTTTTTATCGTCGACGACAAAGAATAACTTCAGTCAATAGTTCTCAAGAGAAATCTTGTTACACAAAGGACTAagatcttttattatttatttctttcaatacATTGTATCGGAACTTTGCATATcgattataattttatagttttgaatagaagagtatggaagaagaaaacatgctgcgccaaccccaaataaaattaggataagacTTGAATAAAGTAACTTTTTTACAATGGGACGATTCAAAGTGACCTTTTTTTAATGTGTGAATTAATGAGACCGTTAATATTACACgacagactttttagtcggccgacatttTAGTCGGCCCTTGATAAGTACGGAGATGTATGGGAACGCGCACTTAACAACGATCAAATATTTgatcggtatcagaccgactacaaactttgattgaattcacgactctcttaaaatttttgttttatcatccACTAGACACCGACtcctaggccgatgcacctaagaatagattttttttgcttttcattgtttttgggagtcagttttatttttttgtaaaaaaaacatctaacCATTGGGctaactgtcggccgattgtttagtctacagtgtgcggGTTAAGTGACCTTCTAGTTAATTACAGTTAACTGATGTTTGTTACATTTGTAACTGTTAGGTTATGCTTTAATGTTCCCGTGAGAGTTAGTGTGACCGGTAAGTGATGTGGAACTGAAATGGTGTAGTGTGTGGCCACTAAAGAGGAGATGATATCTAAGAGAGATGAGGcatgtaaataaatcatatcCCTAGAATTTTCTAGTGACAAGTACTTAACGCAAAGATTTAACAACAAAATGCAGCCTTAAAAAGACAGCTCGAAGACAAAAAGGTACACTATGCTGCCAGGGATTTTCTATATTATACATGAAAAAAATTGAGTATTTTTACGCACTTTCGCTGAAACGGTAAATAGAGACCCTGAAAATGGAAATCGTTTGCAGGACGTAGGTTTCCTATGGACGTGCATAAAGTCGCAGACAAAGTCCAGTAGGCTAATGGTAATCTATTGAATTTACAGCTTATACCATAAACAGACAAATATAGCACCAAAACGCTTCTTACCCCTCTTTCCGCTAACGTTAAGGGCCGACAGTTAAGCGCCTACAACATTAAGGTTCCGCTCGGGTGGCTCGCTATACAATTGTTAACGTAGGTCAGTACGCATTACGTCACCCCTGGTTAAGTAATGCTCAGTGCTAGCTTGTCAATGTTCATGAAAATCGTATGTGCCTTTAGTGTGTTTTGAATGCAagattaatataggtatttgtttagATGCGTGAatcgactttccaaaaaggagaaggttttCAATTAGGATGTAATTACGATTTCTATATGGTTTGTTAACAATTGCGTGATGCAGTTATCGCGAGAAGTTTAAAAAGATAACTTCTAATCGTGTTAGGATTATCAGAGTTCTATGTAAATTCGGGCGCCtaccttaattaatttaagattaaaatattaaaaaaaatggtatgcTTAATTAAGCATAGGTagctcattttattttaataatccatCAAGTTCTAAACCACAATTCGTGGATTACTAAATATAAATctctttactttattgttaaaccCACTTAATTACATTCGACTCAATGAAActctacattaatatttttactgcaaagaaaaatatattcctaCTGCATAGTTCAGACGTTTGTAGCTGGAGAGCGACTCCTTTTACACTATATTTGGGCCACAATTTGCTTCCTCGAATACATCTTACGCGTGAAAGTTTCAGGCAAAATCCCTCACGACACCACCACTGGAATTCCTACTCTATGTGGCACGATATAAGGTTGCTTTTCCGGTGTGGTTGTAGAAAAATTTTCAAGTATGTTATATGCCTCGAAGTAAGAAATTTCATTTGAGACGATTTTGCGATTTCCCTCACTTGTTTCCCCGAGGACAAGCCGTTGATTTATCAGTGAGAATTCTCGCCTTTTTTATTTgggaaaaaattgttttgtgttcCGATTCTTGCGAGTGGGATGTGTTGTAAAATTAAAACTCGTTACGgtcataaattttaaatttgggATTCTCATTCGTCTTGTTTTTTTGCTATGTAAGAAACGTGTTAAGAAGATGGTGGATATATCTTGCGTTTAAAAGATGTGATTTATATGAAGTAAGGGAACGGTTTTAAAGGCCAAATTATTTAGGGCTTGTCtttgttgtttattaaaatggtctgattgtataagtattattctcgaaactatttagttaattcctatttttttttatacataaaacagAATTAATATGGGaaatctttaatatttataaagcacAGTTCATTTTAGTAATAGATAGTTTATTCTAAGTTAAACAGAAAACAGAAAGGCATTACTTTTGCTTTAATTTTAGAAATCCAGCTTTAGCTGTTGGCTCTAAGACATTATTTGCGTTTTTCTAAATGCTTGATTTTACAACCTTATTTTACTACATAACATTATAACAACTTTTGTACGATAGTCAGGTAAAACCAGTCAAACCAACAAACTTCAGCTATAGTCTAGCAACTTTCgtatctaattttatttaccaaccttttacaaaatataaggggtctaatataaaacaaaaactatgagATGGCTGGACCATAATCGGATACTACCCTCCCGAGCCCAATGTGTTGTCCGATCGACAATCTTATACTTACGTTCAGCAAATTAAATGCCAAGCAATTTAAGACCTTATAGCATCGCATTAAGGTATAGGATGTTATGTTGCAACGGTAGTGCTGTGTTATGTTTTATGTGATGAAGGTGCATCGAACATATAAAAGGTATCGTAAAAGTAGAGTGTCCATAGTGCGGTTTAGCAATACACGgtctcctaggctgaactgcgagaagccataccaaaaacaaaaatacaaaatgtgcCCATTGTTTTGAAGTTTCTGATCCAAATGTACTCAATGTGCAATTGCCTTTCAAagcaagaaaaaaaagtttttataactaCGCAAAAAAAGTGTTACTTAGTCCACTAAAAATGCATgatacaatataatttactactTTTCATTCCCGCATAAAATTTTCACTTTTTCAGTTcacttaacaaaattaattttagccTTCGAAACTGGACTAATCTTCCTTCGAGAGTCAACATATTATTTCTTTCCAAATGCACgtcactatatttatttaaatatatcctACGCGACAAGTCCACATGGTCACCCTACATAAGACTATTTGAGTTACGTCTTCTGAAGCATTATGCTCACCAGTACAGTTGTTCAGGGAGTAGCGTTGACCTATAAAATATGTTCAGCTTACATACTGCACCTATGTATACCCACTTACATTACTGGATTAGTACTGATGTTACATTATTGGTATGTGTTAAGCGCTTGGTATTTACTACGACGGTACCTATGTATGTCGATTACCACCTTATATTAAATGTCATCCCCCTACTCTTATCCaactttattatgaaacttggtttataaaaaaaaaaaaacgaccaaGATAGCGTCTTGAGGTTTAAACTTTTGTCTGAGGCAATATCTGTTTTAATATATGTCTGCTTGTCGCACTTTCACTAAAAAATGACCGAACTGATTACAAACTTACATTTACAAAAGAACGCATAAAGGACATAGCTACCTACTCTTAAACTGGACGTGGGAAGTTTCTTTAGGATACAAGTCGAATCACGGAAAGTCagtaacaatatttatgtttgaTGTCCTCTAATGATTTGCCCTAACAGGCTTTCAAAGCTATTGGATCCTTTACTTCACCTTCAATTGTTTTGGCAACAAATAAGTACCTTTAGGAACATCTATATCCGGGTCGAAGCACTCATAGGAGTCATTAAATGAGATCCGACAAAACAGGATAAGCAAGCAAGTCCCCAAAGAAATTGCCCAGATATGATTCCGTCCTACCCTCGAGACAGCCCCCGGGTTTACTCAGGATTACAACTAAaggtagaaataaaataactttatttattcttacGGAAAATGGTCACAGCTATTTTTGTGCGAAGCCATCGTAAATATTGACTAAGGGTAGACTGTTATGATAAAAAACGGTTATGTCAGTTATTTTGCTGATATTTTGTGACTGAAGTACCGAACAATTACTTAATAATGGTAAATTGGCTATttcgtaaatattatttttatgtaaatatcggGGGTTGGGTCCGACAGCCCGGTGACCGTAGACTTGCTACATTGTCACGTTGTAAGGCAATCCTAGTCCTTAGTTCAATGAAAAGCCCTTTTGCGACGGGAAGCATCGACAAGTTTCTCACAGTTTGATTACCAACAAAGTTACCTTACTTCCTCAGCTTGGTGGTCTCTGTAGAAGCAACCTGTCGTACTGCCTCCAAGGCCACTTTCTGCTTCAAGGGGCCTACCCATCATACCATCTGACCTCTTGCAATCGTCTGTCACGCAACGATACATCAGGACCTAATATGGCTGGTATGCCAGAAGTGGAAAGAGCACTATAGCTTATGTTATACGGCTGGCACTTCTGCAAGACAACAACCCATGACGCCCATGTCAACAACTTTGTAATTATATCTAagttgataaaattaataacattggAACAAAGTTCAGGAAAATTAGGCAAGATAAGAATTATTGCTGAAGCATGCTGGctaatcattattcattttgGCGAATTCATGATAATCAATTTGCTTAAATCTTTGATAATTTTGCCTCCACTGAACCTATCgggatattttatttagaatatgAACTCTAGGGtcgtttaaaataaagaatgcAGCAGATGGCTGCCTTAAATGGCGACCAAGATCgcagatgtaaaaaaaatagtcaCTGAGTCtgagtaaaagaaaaaatatctaacataagataaaaaatgtatgtgctttctttctaagaatatcttagataccaatgactggaatgtttttcatttgttgtaaagcactggtactcagctgaatccggttagactggaagccaaccccaacatagttgggaatgatgatgatgactggaATGTTTTTCATTCAGGCCATAAGatataaagtctaaaatcatcaaaatgcATTTcacatggtgattaacgctcaatccttacCTGGGTGAGAGGAGGCccgtgcccagcagtaggacgataaaaaagctgatgaCGAAACCAAAAAAATCAGCATGAATTGTAAATTACTAGCGATACAAATGATTGATGTATTTCAATAAAAGGCAATATATATTAGTCATTGACTATTTATTATAATCATTAATACTCATTTAGCCTAGAAATCacgcttataaataaacaacgtAACTTGTTGTTAAGCCCTGAAGGTTCCATATGTTATTAGGAAAAAAACTTAtttggtaataattataaaaaaatgcgtGTGTTCAAATATTCTGcgatttttttgataaatacgGTTAGGAGCAGTAATTGTAGTTTCTAAGttactaaaacaatatatttagattaaacACTCGTGTGACATAAATACACATATGTATTCTCAAAATaggtaacatattttattaaggttAAGATAAGTCTTGTGATATCACTTTATTTACATTAGCTTTATAATTACGAAGTACACTGTATGTATAATCCACTCAGGGCTTTTCTTTAATtctctgcccttatcccaatttcttATTTGAGGACAGCGCAAAATGTCTTCCTCTTCCTAAGCTCTCCGTCCAACGTCATTTCTTTAGTGACATTCTTTCTTGGTTTACATCTTCATTCACAGAATCCACCGTTGGTTGCTTCGGTCGTCCTTTATATCTTCTTCCATCTAAATATATTCAAGTTCGAAGGTTTTAAGCACCTGAAACAGCCATTAGTGTAATCAGAGCACCCGTCTAGCAACCACTGTTTATTTTCATGAATCATGGCATCTGATTACAAAATCCAAAAATACCAAACATTATCTAATCATAAACATAACAGACTCCAATTTTCACCagatatagataaaaatacCTAGTATAAATTATTGGCTGATCATAACATTAAGTTAGTAACAAGCAATATGGCACAATATAACTTTGAGGGCGATTTAGAGAATTTAAATGAACGCCAACTTCAGTTCATTCATAAAGTGATATTGGAACACGATGCCAAATTCAAAAAAGCAACTTTTTGTAAGCTTGGACAGGCTGGTGATAATTTTGTGGGGAACGTTAAAAGGATCAGTGTAGAAGGTGAAGAAAAATCCATGAAAATGGTGCTTAAATTTGCAGTATCTGATGCAGTGCTTAGAGGTATTACAAACACTGAAGTCATGTTCAAAAATGAACACATTATGTATACAGAAGTCTTACCAAAGTTTGTGGAACTGCAAAAAACTGTGGGAGTACCAGAGAAAGATCAGCTAAGATATGCAAAATGCTACGGGTCCTATAACGAAGCCCCTTATGAAGTTATAATTTTGGAAGACTTAAATGAATCTGGTTATAAAATGTTGAACAAGTTTAACTCCTTGACTTATGATAGTGTCATAAgcattttaaaaaactttgctAAGATTCATTCTCTTTCCTACGTATTAAAGAATAATGAACCAGAAAAGTTTGAAGACTTTAAAGAGCAGTTAACAGATCCTTGGAAATCTGCATATGACAATCCAGAAATGAAAAGTCGTTTTCAAATAGTAGAAGATGAAATTGTATCAGTACTCGAAGGTAGTGCTTACAAGAAATTggtcgaaaataaaataatcaagatCTTTGAACTACGAGAAAAGTTTATAGAGTttgagaaaacaaataaatattcggTGATTCAACAAGGCGATGCGTGGacgaataatattatgtttaatattgtaagtattttaaatttaagtatACCTAATGTTTGCTTTTAGTATGAATAATGACGCTGTGTGTGATAGTGCTGACTACTGATTATGCTGATTATATCAATTACGGATTTTCTTATCATCGATGACTACCTGTCTGCATAGttcttgtaattatttttcttgctactttattattattattttatttcttttcacaGGAACATGATCCAGTACAATCAATATTGATTGACTTTCAAGCATCATTCAACAGCAACCCAGTCATAGACCTTCTCTTCATGATTTTCAACTGCACCGACCATGAGACCAGGTCTAAACACTACTACGACTGGATCGACTATTACCACTCGGAGCTTGACAAGTCACTGTCGAACTTTGGCTTGAAAGCCAGCTCCATTTATCCAAGAGACCAGATAGACGCAGATATAAAAAGTTATGCTAAATTGATCTTTGGCCAGAGTCTAGTACTAGCTAATATGCTGATGAGAGATCCAAGAGAGGCAGCCGATTTCGTGGAAGCAATGAGAGATATGGATAGAAATGCTATACCTGATTCCATGAAAACAGGCAGTCTGCAggttcaaactcaaaatcgaaTTAGAAACAGAATTTTTGGTGTCATCAACAGTTTTGAGGAATTTGGTTTATTGGAAGCTGTAAGTCAGTGGGATGATTAATAACAGTACCTAAATTGCAAGTGTTAGTGACTGATTGTGCGCAGGTCCTAAATTTAACATAGCAAcattagtttgtaaatatacatttatgtgGTCAAGGaattatatttatcatttatatttaatccacaaaaaattgacaatttattgtaaaatattattatttacattctaCGGAACATTgctagtacagtcaacttcaggtcagtggtaacagttttataggaaaatcgtacttattactattgagttaaggtgcatgacagttaccactgatatgcagtctactgtacatcTTCCATTTCATACTTCTATGTAAGTTCCGCTATACCTTTAGTAGGCAAAGATATGATGACAGCTGCATTCATTTAATGTAGTAATTTTAATCTCTCATTCTTAAACGTTTTTATAAGTTGACTCATAACTTAATCTAATCTTATAGCCATCCGATTAACAGCTGGtcaagataaagataaaatattaatataaattaaaagacGATTATGGTTACAAGTTAGTGTCTAAATTAATCATGGCGCAATACAAATTCGAAGGAGATTTTGACAGTCTAAACGAACGCCAACTGGAGTTCGTCAATAAAGTGGTAGAGGAACAAAACTTAGGAGttaaaaaagtgactttcaAAGCTGTTGGGCAAGCTGGTGATAATTTCATAGGAAATGTTAAAAGGATCATCATAGAAGGCGAGACTGGAAGCATGAAGTTGATTGTCAAAGTTGCTGCTTCAAACGAAATGGCTCGCTAccaaacaaatactgaaatattgttTCGCAATGAGCACGTAACGTATACAGAATTGTTGCCTAAACTAGTGCAGCTGCAGGAGACAGCAGGGGTCCCAGAAGAAGACAGATTACGGTATGCAAAATGCTACGGATCTCTTACTGAAGCCCcgaatgaaattattattttagaagacTTGACTGAATCAGATTTCACAATGTTGAACAAGTTTGAGTCTTTATCGAATGAATGTGTCAAAAACATTCTGAAAGGCTTTGCTGTTTTCCACTCACTGGCCTTTGTTCTTAAAGAGCAAGAACCAGAGAAATATGATGAAATAAAGGAGAAGTTGACCGATGTATGGACTATA from Helicoverpa armigera isolate CAAS_96S chromosome 19, ASM3070526v1, whole genome shotgun sequence carries:
- the LOC110374154 gene encoding uncharacterized protein LOC110374154, whose protein sequence is MAQYNFEGDLENLNERQLQFIHKVILEHDAKFKKATFCKLGQAGDNFVGNVKRISVEGEEKSMKMVLKFAVSDAVLRGITNTEVMFKNEHIMYTEVLPKFVELQKTVGVPEKDQLRYAKCYGSYNEAPYEVIILEDLNESGYKMLNKFNSLTYDSVISILKNFAKIHSLSYVLKNNEPEKFEDFKEQLTDPWKSAYDNPEMKSRFQIVEDEIVSVLEGSAYKKLVENKIIKIFELREKFIEFEKTNKYSVIQQGDAWTNNIMFNIEHDPVQSILIDFQASFNSNPVIDLLFMIFNCTDHETRSKHYYDWIDYYHSELDKSLSNFGLKASSIYPRDQIDADIKSYAKLIFGQSLVLANMLMRDPREAADFVEAMRDMDRNAIPDSMKTGSLQVQTQNRIRNRIFGVINSFEEFGLLEAVSQWDD